From the genome of Ornithobacterium rhinotracheale, one region includes:
- a CDS encoding UDP-N-acetylmuramoyl-L-alanyl-D-glutamate--2,6-diaminopimelate ligase encodes MKLKQLTYQLPILASFGEADREVRSIQFDSRKIEPNDVFVAIVGSASDGHRFIDSAIEKGATTIICQNLPENIIPQITYIQVENTSVSLGKLAANFYDNPSEKIKLVGITGTNGKTTTSSLLYSLGETLGYPCALISTIEIKIHKNSIRSERTTPDVLKINEILAQAVAKGCEYAFMEVSSHGIDQHRIEGLKFSGAGFTNITHDHLDYHKTFKNYLEVKKRFFDNLPKSAFAITNLDDKNGEIMLQNTQAKRLGYALKTEAPYKAKVIENQLTGMLLNFNNQEVWTSLVGNFNAYNLLLVYAIASELGWDKEEILVGISQLKNVNGRFQTFQSKGNITIIVDYAHTPDALENVISTIQKIRTKNEKLICVAGCGGDRDKSKRPEMGDAVTKLADLAILTSDNPRSEDPEMILAEMEAGVQAQNFKKYLKITDRKEAIKTAINMAERGDIILIAGKGHENYQEIKGVRYPFNDALIAKEFTEILNK; translated from the coding sequence ATGAAATTAAAGCAACTCACATATCAGCTACCCATTTTAGCCAGCTTCGGAGAGGCGGACAGAGAAGTGCGCAGCATTCAATTTGATTCAAGAAAAATTGAGCCAAATGATGTTTTTGTTGCCATTGTGGGCAGCGCCTCAGATGGGCATCGCTTCATTGATAGCGCAATTGAAAAAGGGGCTACCACCATCATTTGCCAAAATTTACCAGAAAATATAATCCCCCAAATTACTTACATTCAGGTAGAAAACACTTCGGTAAGCTTAGGAAAACTAGCCGCTAATTTTTACGACAACCCCTCGGAGAAAATCAAATTAGTAGGCATTACTGGCACCAATGGCAAAACCACCACTAGCAGTTTGCTCTATTCCTTGGGCGAAACATTGGGCTACCCCTGCGCTTTGATTTCCACCATTGAAATCAAAATCCATAAAAATAGCATTCGCAGCGAGCGCACCACGCCAGACGTTCTGAAAATCAATGAAATCCTAGCCCAAGCAGTAGCCAAAGGCTGCGAATATGCTTTTATGGAAGTAAGCTCACACGGAATTGACCAACACCGAATTGAAGGCCTAAAATTCAGTGGAGCGGGCTTTACAAATATTACGCACGACCATTTGGATTATCACAAAACTTTTAAAAATTATTTAGAAGTTAAAAAACGGTTTTTTGACAATTTACCAAAATCAGCTTTTGCCATTACAAATTTAGATGATAAAAATGGGGAAATAATGCTCCAAAACACCCAAGCAAAAAGGCTAGGCTATGCACTAAAAACAGAGGCGCCATACAAAGCGAAAGTAATTGAAAATCAACTCACAGGAATGCTCCTAAACTTTAACAATCAAGAAGTTTGGACTTCTCTTGTGGGCAATTTCAATGCTTATAATTTATTACTCGTGTATGCCATCGCCTCGGAATTAGGCTGGGACAAAGAGGAAATTTTGGTGGGCATAAGCCAACTTAAAAATGTAAACGGAAGATTCCAAACATTTCAATCAAAAGGCAACATTACTATTATCGTAGACTACGCCCACACGCCAGACGCTCTGGAAAATGTAATCAGTACGATTCAGAAAATTCGTACCAAAAACGAAAAATTAATTTGTGTGGCTGGCTGCGGTGGCGATCGCGATAAAAGCAAACGCCCAGAGATGGGCGATGCCGTAACGAAATTGGCTGATTTGGCCATTTTAACCTCGGACAATCCTAGGAGTGAAGACCCTGAAATGATTTTGGCTGAAATGGAAGCGGGCGTACAAGCTCAAAACTTTAAGAAATATTTAAAAATTACAGATAGAAAAGAAGCCATCAAAACAGCTATCAATATGGCTGAGCGGGGCGACATTATCCTAATTGCGGGGAAGGGCCACGAAAATTATCAAGAAATCAAAGGGGTGAGATATCCCTTTAATGATGCTTTAATTGCTAAGGAATTTACTGAAATTTTAAATAAATGA
- a CDS encoding penicillin-binding protein, translating into MTDNQNKNLKLRGYIVAASFILALLGVLAKLSHLQMAPGERKKFEEFAQKTNFREAIIPAQRGSLYAADGSLLATSIKMYDIAIDGKAMRQDLIDKDLNALSDSLHTLFGKPANYYAKLILKAKEQNKQYVKIASGLNFQQLKRLKNFPIFKKGQIKGGLIIEDRLERERSVKDIGSRTLGYVKDSVKVGLEGAYNELLAGKDGRRLEQRMGGGNWKPIDINNEISAEEGYDVVTTIDIPLQNVAYNALYDQLSQYEAEYGCIIIMEVKTGEIKAIANLTRLKDGNYADIQNFAVGEAAEPGSTIKTISLLAALKEGIVDTATTVQTGGGRAKLFGRIISDSYGYGTINVRQVLEKSSNIGTAKIITNAYQSNPKKFLNIITKEWKMGEPLGVDIPGEAQPFFPDPDKKSWSKQSLSSVSFGYESKITPLQILTFYNGIANGGVMLKPLFVKEIRKKGELIKKFEPTVRVAKMAQDSTIKKMQNMLAAVMKKGTGRAFNNKDYPSAGKTGTARVEYWIKNQPVQYRASFCGYFPADNPQYSCYVMAHKPSRNKGFYGGTVAGPIFKAVADYVYVNTPKTYLAENKKINTTNKERKSFELKNNKIPNLKGKLAYEVIPALENAGLKVSYSGLGKIVNQSLPEGTSIKKGTHIHLALNHL; encoded by the coding sequence ATGACGGATAATCAGAATAAAAACTTAAAATTAAGAGGCTATATTGTAGCTGCTTCATTTATATTGGCATTGTTGGGGGTTCTAGCAAAACTAAGCCACCTACAAATGGCGCCCGGAGAGCGCAAAAAATTCGAAGAATTTGCCCAAAAAACAAATTTCCGCGAAGCCATAATCCCTGCCCAAAGAGGGAGCCTATATGCTGCAGATGGGAGCCTTTTAGCTACCTCCATAAAAATGTACGATATCGCTATCGACGGAAAAGCTATGCGCCAAGATTTAATAGATAAAGACCTTAACGCATTAAGCGACTCGCTACATACACTCTTTGGTAAGCCCGCCAATTATTACGCCAAATTAATCCTAAAAGCCAAAGAACAAAATAAACAATATGTAAAAATTGCCAGTGGGCTCAACTTTCAACAACTCAAAAGATTAAAAAACTTTCCAATTTTCAAAAAAGGCCAAATCAAGGGCGGACTCATCATTGAAGACAGGCTAGAGAGAGAGCGCTCCGTAAAAGACATAGGCTCCAGAACCCTTGGCTATGTGAAAGATAGCGTAAAAGTAGGGCTCGAAGGCGCTTATAATGAGCTACTCGCAGGCAAAGATGGGCGCAGGCTAGAACAGCGAATGGGCGGTGGAAACTGGAAACCTATTGATATTAACAACGAAATAAGTGCCGAAGAAGGCTACGATGTCGTTACCACAATAGACATTCCGCTGCAAAATGTGGCATACAATGCCCTCTACGACCAGCTCTCACAATATGAAGCTGAGTACGGCTGCATCATCATTATGGAGGTGAAAACTGGCGAAATCAAAGCCATCGCTAATTTAACCCGCCTAAAAGATGGAAACTATGCAGATATTCAAAACTTTGCCGTGGGCGAAGCCGCTGAGCCAGGCTCTACAATTAAAACCATTTCGCTACTTGCCGCGCTAAAAGAAGGCATAGTAGACACCGCTACAACTGTGCAAACTGGCGGAGGAAGAGCCAAACTCTTTGGGCGTATAATCAGCGATTCGTACGGGTATGGTACCATCAATGTGCGCCAAGTTCTAGAAAAATCATCAAATATCGGCACCGCCAAAATCATTACAAATGCCTACCAAAGTAACCCAAAAAAATTCCTAAACATCATTACAAAAGAATGGAAAATGGGCGAACCGCTCGGCGTAGACATCCCTGGGGAAGCACAACCATTCTTCCCAGACCCTGATAAAAAATCGTGGAGCAAGCAATCGCTCTCCTCCGTTTCCTTTGGCTATGAAAGCAAAATCACGCCACTGCAAATCCTTACCTTTTATAATGGCATAGCCAATGGCGGCGTGATGCTAAAACCCTTATTTGTAAAAGAAATTAGAAAAAAAGGTGAGTTAATCAAAAAATTTGAGCCCACCGTGCGCGTGGCAAAAATGGCACAGGATTCCACTATCAAGAAAATGCAAAATATGCTCGCCGCCGTGATGAAAAAAGGTACAGGGCGCGCATTTAACAACAAGGATTACCCTTCTGCTGGAAAAACAGGAACCGCCCGCGTGGAATACTGGATAAAGAATCAGCCCGTTCAATATCGCGCCTCTTTCTGCGGATATTTCCCTGCGGATAATCCTCAGTACTCGTGCTATGTGATGGCCCACAAGCCCTCTCGAAACAAGGGCTTTTACGGAGGCACCGTGGCTGGGCCTATATTTAAGGCAGTGGCTGATTATGTTTATGTAAACACGCCAAAAACTTATTTAGCTGAAAATAAAAAAATTAACACAACCAATAAAGAACGCAAAAGCTTTGAATTAAAAAACAATAAAATCCCTAATTTAAAAGGAAAATTAGCCTATGAAGTAATCCCAGCACTCGAAAATGCTGGGCTGAAAGTAAGCTATTCTGGACTGGGGAAAATTGTAAACCAATCACTACCAGAGGGCACAAGCATAAAAAAAGGAACACATATCCACCTAGCACTTAATCATTTATGA
- a CDS encoding FtsL-like putative cell division protein has product MAKNKTIIDDFKDFVKGKFFIGENATKNWIFMSFLFVLALISIISAQITDKKVVQIKELETTASNLKSEYAFVHKQLMQHQMRSHVANMVEKDSIKSSTVQPYRIFER; this is encoded by the coding sequence ATGGCTAAGAATAAAACGATAATTGACGATTTTAAGGACTTTGTTAAAGGAAAATTTTTCATAGGAGAAAATGCTACGAAAAACTGGATATTTATGAGCTTCCTTTTCGTGCTTGCTCTGATAAGTATCATCAGCGCTCAAATAACTGATAAAAAGGTGGTGCAAATTAAGGAATTGGAGACAACCGCCTCTAACCTAAAATCGGAATACGCATTTGTGCACAAGCAGCTTATGCAGCACCAAATGAGAAGCCATGTAGCCAATATGGTGGAAAAAGATAGCATTAAAAGCTCTACCGTTCAACCTTATAGAATTTTTGAAAGATAA
- the rsmH gene encoding 16S rRNA (cytosine(1402)-N(4))-methyltransferase RsmH — protein sequence MNYHKPVLFDECVDALVQTPGGVYVDCTFGGGGHSHGILKKLNENGKLFAFDQDLDTAKNQIQDSRFQLILSNFRFIKNQLKFHGITQVDGVLADLGVSSHQFDTATRGFSTRFEGRLDMRMNQNQSKSAWEVVNQYPEKDLGIILKNYGEIKQGARWANIIATARKNTPINTTQELKEVLSAVIPKHKENKLLAQLFQALRIEVNDELKALEDMLLQMADIIKPDGRLVVISYHSLEDRLVKNYIKKGMFQGEPERDLYGNWHAPFRPIQSKVILASPEEIEENPRARSAKLRIGIRNYG from the coding sequence ATGAATTACCATAAACCTGTACTTTTTGATGAGTGCGTAGACGCACTAGTTCAAACGCCTGGAGGTGTGTATGTAGACTGCACCTTTGGAGGCGGAGGACACTCGCACGGAATTCTGAAAAAATTAAATGAAAACGGAAAGCTTTTCGCCTTCGACCAAGATTTAGATACGGCTAAAAACCAAATACAAGATTCTCGTTTTCAGTTGATTTTATCTAATTTTAGATTTATTAAAAATCAATTAAAGTTTCACGGAATCACACAAGTAGATGGCGTTTTGGCAGATTTAGGCGTTTCATCGCACCAGTTTGACACCGCAACGCGTGGTTTCTCTACCCGATTTGAGGGCAGACTGGATATGCGCATGAACCAAAACCAATCTAAATCGGCTTGGGAAGTAGTAAACCAATATCCAGAAAAGGATTTAGGCATTATTTTAAAGAATTATGGCGAAATTAAGCAAGGGGCTAGATGGGCGAATATTATCGCCACCGCAAGAAAAAACACCCCTATCAATACCACGCAAGAGTTAAAAGAAGTGCTTTCAGCCGTAATCCCAAAACACAAGGAAAATAAGCTTTTAGCTCAATTATTTCAAGCGTTGAGAATTGAGGTGAATGATGAATTAAAAGCACTAGAAGATATGCTCTTGCAAATGGCAGATATCATTAAACCAGATGGCAGGCTAGTTGTAATCTCCTACCATTCTTTGGAAGATAGATTAGTTAAAAATTACATAAAAAAAGGAATGTTTCAAGGAGAGCCAGAGCGCGATTTGTACGGCAATTGGCACGCACCGTTTAGGCCTATACAATCCAAGGTAATCCTTGCTAGCCCAGAGGAAATTGAAGAGAATCCGCGTGCAAGAAGCGCTAAATTGAGAATTGGAATTAGAAATTATGGCTAA
- the mraZ gene encoding division/cell wall cluster transcriptional repressor MraZ: MTSLVGSYECKVDAKGRLALPMDLRKQLEDVLEKGFILKRSVFKPCLELHPIDEWNRVMEKMGKLNPFVKKNSDFIRRFTAGAKPVELDSNGRLQIAKDLVNYAKIEKNVVLSSYIYIIEIWNKDLYEAEINNEEVDFGALAEEVMGSLGDELP, encoded by the coding sequence ATGACAAGTCTAGTCGGTTCATATGAATGTAAGGTAGATGCCAAGGGGCGTCTAGCCCTTCCTATGGACCTGCGCAAGCAGCTAGAAGATGTCCTAGAAAAGGGATTTATCTTAAAGCGTTCTGTGTTCAAACCTTGTCTTGAGCTTCACCCCATAGATGAATGGAACCGCGTGATGGAAAAAATGGGTAAACTTAATCCTTTTGTGAAAAAAAACAGTGATTTCATTCGCCGATTCACCGCTGGAGCCAAACCCGTGGAGCTCGACAGCAATGGCAGATTGCAGATTGCCAAAGACTTAGTGAATTACGCAAAGATTGAAAAGAATGTAGTGCTCTCCTCTTACATCTACATTATCGAGATTTGGAACAAAGATTTGTATGAAGCTGAAATCAACAATGAGGAAGTAGATTTTGGTGCATTAGCAGAAGAAGTAATGGGCAGCTTAGGAGATGAATTACCATAA
- a CDS encoding alpha/beta fold hydrolase: MLFNIKKKKKYNYIEEGEGHPLVLLHGLMGGLSNFEALTKFFVEKGYKVYMPELPIYSLPVLSTNVSSIAKYVTRFINDVIQKPVTLIGNSLGGHVGLVVSLDHPEIVHSLVLTGSSGLYEKSFGETFPKRGSYEYVQKKAEEVFYDPRIATKEVVDSVYEVVNDNSKVIKTLYIARSAIKHNMKDVLHKIKMPVCLIWGKQDTVTPPDVAVQFEEGLPNATLFWIDKCGHAPMMERPQEFNEILYSWLSQVVKD; this comes from the coding sequence ATGCTATTCAATATTAAAAAGAAAAAGAAGTATAATTACATAGAAGAAGGGGAGGGGCACCCGCTAGTATTGCTGCACGGATTGATGGGTGGGCTCTCTAATTTTGAGGCACTTACAAAGTTTTTTGTAGAAAAAGGATATAAGGTATATATGCCTGAATTGCCCATTTATTCGCTGCCAGTTCTTAGCACCAATGTATCCAGTATCGCAAAGTATGTAACGCGTTTTATCAATGATGTGATTCAAAAACCGGTAACCCTCATTGGGAACTCTCTCGGAGGGCATGTGGGGCTAGTGGTGTCGCTGGACCACCCAGAGATAGTGCATTCGCTGGTGCTCACGGGAAGTAGTGGCTTATATGAGAAATCTTTTGGCGAAACATTCCCTAAACGAGGTAGTTATGAATATGTGCAGAAGAAGGCAGAGGAGGTGTTCTATGACCCGCGCATCGCTACCAAAGAGGTGGTAGACAGCGTGTATGAGGTAGTGAATGATAATTCTAAGGTAATAAAAACGCTATACATCGCGCGCAGTGCCATAAAACATAATATGAAAGATGTACTGCATAAGATAAAAATGCCCGTGTGCCTCATCTGGGGCAAGCAGGATACGGTGACGCCGCCCGATGTCGCGGTGCAATTTGAAGAAGGCTTGCCCAATGCTACGCTCTTCTGGATAGATAAATGCGGCCACGCCCCGATGATGGAGCGCCCGCAGGAGTTTAACGAGATTTTGTATAGCTGGCTTAGCCAAGTAGTAAAAGATTAA
- the yihA gene encoding ribosome biogenesis GTP-binding protein YihA/YsxC — MKITSAKFVESNSDWQKCPPPNLPEYAFIGRSNVGKSSLINMLADNKKLAKTSGTPGKTQLINHFLINGDWYLVDLPGYGYAQVSKKTRKKFNELITGYILNRKNLINLYVLVDARHEPMKIDLEFMEFLGKKGIPFSIVLTKIDKLSSSALAKNLMKYQKKMLNTWQTLPPFYKTSATSKVGKEELLNNIELFNQQLEKIDFAQIVNNENPLKNEVENL, encoded by the coding sequence ATGAAAATCACATCGGCCAAATTTGTGGAAAGCAACTCCGATTGGCAAAAATGCCCGCCACCCAACCTGCCAGAATACGCCTTTATAGGGCGCTCAAATGTAGGCAAGTCCTCGCTTATAAATATGCTGGCAGATAATAAAAAGTTAGCCAAAACCTCGGGCACCCCAGGGAAGACACAGCTAATTAATCACTTTTTAATCAATGGCGATTGGTACCTAGTTGATTTGCCAGGCTATGGCTATGCGCAGGTGTCTAAGAAGACAAGAAAGAAATTCAATGAGCTGATTACGGGCTATATCTTAAACCGCAAAAACCTCATCAACCTCTATGTCCTTGTAGATGCGCGGCACGAGCCTATGAAAATCGATTTGGAGTTTATGGAATTCCTAGGCAAAAAGGGAATCCCGTTTAGCATTGTACTCACAAAGATTGATAAGCTTAGCAGCTCTGCCTTGGCTAAGAATTTAATGAAATACCAAAAGAAAATGCTCAATACTTGGCAGACTTTGCCTCCGTTTTATAAAACCTCCGCTACCTCCAAAGTGGGCAAAGAGGAGTTGTTAAATAATATAGAGCTATTTAATCAACAGCTAGAAAAAATTGATTTTGCACAAATTGTAAATAATGAAAATCCATTAAAAAATGAAGTTGAAAATCTTTAA
- a CDS encoding beta-N-acetylglucosaminidase, producing MKLKIFNLLILAFSLTFAQQIQPTPQKENFNGKSIATPQRFAYKVSGRVPESIAHFIKQNENTGSKAFKVELNKKSKIKNLPNKAEAYYLKIDKNKASIEARDWRGLYYGLQTFRQLAKHQNLPLGEIIDYPNVEFRGVVEGFYGTPWSFEDRMRQLSFYGENKMNTYIYGPKDDAYHSSPNWRKPYPPEEAQKIKALVQQAHLNEVDFYWAIHPGKDIKWNEEDRDNLIKKFEAMYDLGVRAFAVFFDDISGEGTKADKQAELLNYIDDNFVKVKKDVRPLIMCPTEYNKSWSNIKRGYLPTLGKNLNKDIHIMWTGDRVIGDVSKKSLEWINQHIQRKAFFWWNFPVSDYVRDHLLLGPAYGLDTRVESMLSGMVTNPMERAEASKVAIYSVADYAWNVPKYDSLKAWERGIKNVFPTDYEAYQFFSENNADLGRNGHGYRRDESWNYKKLAQKITQEIEQNNLSPATYQEAKTFFNKMIQSAGILLASQDNPYLIEEIKPWLLQFGLQGQLGLNILAMQQALQVGDKQAFLTNYYSAQNDKTSMFYIDHAENQNPYHPGAKTATLVIQPMLDNAMVNLAKKYNQKYNANLAIQANYNPHQSDTNIEQLKNQPLLLNNRTLHYSPALEVVKIKPQGYIGVKLNEPLRVERISLDFGIKNFDWGQVQYSENGEVWSPINGNFKANTWTATLNKKAKYIRFINTSASEQEMYFKRFELIVK from the coding sequence ATGAAGTTGAAAATCTTTAATCTGCTAATTTTAGCATTTAGTTTAACCTTTGCACAGCAAATTCAGCCCACGCCGCAAAAGGAAAATTTTAACGGAAAATCCATTGCCACCCCACAGCGCTTTGCTTACAAGGTGAGCGGGCGTGTGCCAGAGAGCATTGCCCATTTCATAAAACAGAACGAAAATACTGGCTCAAAAGCCTTTAAAGTAGAATTAAATAAGAAATCTAAAATCAAAAATCTGCCCAATAAAGCAGAGGCCTATTACCTAAAAATAGATAAAAATAAAGCCAGCATAGAGGCAAGAGATTGGCGCGGATTATACTATGGTTTGCAGACATTCAGGCAATTAGCGAAGCACCAAAATCTGCCACTTGGTGAAATCATCGATTACCCCAATGTGGAATTCCGTGGCGTGGTAGAGGGCTTTTATGGCACCCCTTGGAGCTTTGAGGATAGAATGCGCCAGCTTAGCTTCTATGGCGAAAATAAAATGAATACCTATATATATGGTCCGAAAGATGATGCCTACCACAGCTCACCTAATTGGCGAAAACCCTACCCCCCAGAAGAGGCGCAGAAAATCAAGGCTTTGGTGCAGCAAGCTCACCTGAACGAAGTGGACTTCTATTGGGCTATTCACCCAGGGAAAGACATTAAATGGAATGAAGAGGATAGAGATAATTTAATCAAAAAATTTGAGGCAATGTATGATTTAGGCGTTCGTGCCTTTGCCGTATTTTTTGATGACATTTCAGGCGAGGGAACTAAGGCCGATAAGCAAGCGGAATTGCTCAATTATATAGATGATAATTTTGTGAAAGTGAAGAAAGATGTGCGCCCGCTCATTATGTGCCCTACGGAGTATAACAAAAGCTGGTCTAACATAAAAAGAGGCTACCTGCCAACTCTGGGTAAGAATCTAAATAAAGACATTCACATTATGTGGACAGGCGACCGCGTGATAGGTGATGTGTCTAAAAAATCCCTAGAATGGATTAATCAGCATATTCAGCGAAAGGCATTCTTTTGGTGGAATTTCCCCGTGTCCGATTATGTGAGAGACCACCTACTCCTAGGCCCTGCCTATGGCCTTGATACCCGCGTGGAAAGTATGCTCTCCGGTATGGTTACTAATCCAATGGAGCGCGCAGAAGCCTCCAAAGTAGCCATTTATAGCGTAGCCGATTATGCTTGGAATGTGCCAAAATACGACTCCCTCAAAGCTTGGGAAAGAGGCATAAAAAATGTATTCCCCACAGATTATGAAGCCTATCAATTCTTTTCAGAGAACAATGCCGATTTAGGCCGAAATGGACACGGATACCGCCGTGATGAATCTTGGAATTACAAAAAATTAGCCCAAAAAATCACCCAAGAAATAGAGCAAAATAACCTAAGCCCAGCAACCTACCAAGAGGCGAAAACATTCTTTAATAAAATGATACAGTCCGCAGGAATACTCCTAGCGAGCCAAGATAATCCATACTTGATTGAAGAAATCAAGCCGTGGCTCCTCCAATTTGGGCTACAAGGGCAATTAGGGCTAAACATTTTAGCAATGCAGCAAGCCCTCCAAGTTGGAGATAAGCAAGCGTTTTTGACTAACTATTACAGCGCGCAGAATGATAAAACCTCTATGTTTTACATCGACCACGCTGAAAACCAAAACCCATATCACCCAGGGGCAAAAACAGCTACCTTGGTAATTCAGCCTATGCTGGACAATGCTATGGTGAATTTAGCTAAAAAATATAACCAAAAATATAACGCCAATTTAGCCATTCAGGCAAATTACAATCCACACCAAAGCGATACCAATATCGAGCAATTGAAAAACCAGCCCTTGCTGCTAAATAATAGAACGCTACATTACTCCCCAGCCCTTGAAGTAGTGAAAATCAAGCCACAGGGCTACATTGGCGTAAAGCTAAACGAGCCTTTAAGAGTAGAGCGAATTAGCCTAGACTTTGGCATTAAAAACTTCGATTGGGGGCAAGTACAATACTCTGAAAACGGCGAAGTATGGAGCCCAATCAATGGTAATTTTAAAGCCAATACTTGGACAGCCACACTGAATAAAAAAGCAAAATACATTCGCTTTATCAACACCTCTGCAAGCGAGCAGGAAATGTATTTTAAACGATTTGAATTAATCGTAAAATAA
- a CDS encoding thiamine diphosphokinase, translating into MKKALLLINGAPPKQPINVEKYTAIYCTDGAYEKALKIGLKPDVVVGDFDSIASTELPEVELLHRPNQDFTDFDKCLQVLQARGFESIDVFGATGLEHDHFLGNLTTASHFKEKMRISFHDDYSVFFFSPKVLKLNAVKNRMISLYPFPLAESVESKGLFYPLGGMDLDILGRVGTRNHAKDDEVEISFKKGEMIIFVSKYLKK; encoded by the coding sequence ATGAAAAAAGCCCTTTTGCTCATCAACGGAGCGCCGCCCAAGCAGCCCATTAATGTAGAAAAATATACCGCTATTTACTGCACCGATGGCGCTTATGAAAAAGCCCTAAAAATTGGGCTAAAACCCGATGTAGTGGTGGGCGATTTTGATTCCATTGCTAGCACAGAGCTGCCAGAGGTGGAGCTACTACACCGCCCGAATCAAGATTTTACCGATTTTGATAAATGCCTGCAAGTGCTGCAAGCGCGCGGCTTTGAGAGCATTGATGTCTTTGGGGCTACGGGATTAGAGCACGACCATTTTTTGGGGAATTTAACTACCGCAAGCCATTTTAAGGAAAAAATGCGAATCAGTTTTCATGATGATTATTCCGTATTCTTTTTTTCGCCCAAAGTTTTAAAGTTAAATGCTGTGAAAAATAGAATGATCTCATTGTATCCATTTCCGCTTGCCGAATCGGTAGAATCCAAAGGCTTGTTCTACCCGCTAGGCGGAATGGATTTGGATATTTTGGGCAGAGTAGGAACACGAAATCACGCCAAAGATGATGAGGTGGAAATTAGTTTTAAAAAAGGTGAAATGATAATTTTTGTGTCAAAATATCTAAAAAAATAA
- a CDS encoding metal-dependent transcriptional regulator, with translation MNSRTEENYLKTLLYLSNKDSAISTNDISKLLQIKMPTVTGMMKKFADKGWVNYQSYKPIYLTPEGRKQAALVVRKHRLTEMFLVKIMGFAWDEVHEIAEQVEHIKSKAFFDKMDEILDHPSIDPHGAPIPDRNGEIPKINAKALAICREGECVQVQSVRDSSEEFLRFLDEIGVHLGKKIQVTKRHNFDQSMVILIDEKAHTFSKAVTEMIFVTEK, from the coding sequence ATGAATTCGCGTACCGAGGAAAATTATTTAAAAACTTTACTTTATCTTTCAAACAAAGATTCGGCGATATCTACCAACGATATCAGTAAGCTTTTGCAAATCAAAATGCCCACCGTAACTGGTATGATGAAAAAATTTGCCGATAAAGGCTGGGTAAATTATCAAAGCTACAAGCCCATATACCTCACCCCAGAGGGGCGAAAACAGGCAGCCCTTGTGGTGCGCAAGCATAGATTAACGGAAATGTTCCTAGTCAAAATTATGGGTTTCGCTTGGGACGAGGTGCACGAAATCGCTGAGCAAGTGGAGCATATAAAGTCCAAAGCCTTTTTTGATAAAATGGACGAAATCCTAGACCACCCAAGCATCGACCCGCACGGTGCGCCAATTCCTGATAGAAATGGCGAAATTCCGAAAATCAATGCCAAGGCTCTGGCCATATGCAGGGAAGGGGAGTGCGTGCAGGTGCAATCGGTGAGAGATTCCTCGGAGGAGTTTTTACGATTTTTGGACGAAATTGGGGTGCACTTAGGGAAAAAGATTCAAGTAACGAAGCGCCATAATTTTGACCAAAGTATGGTGATTTTAATTGATGAAAAAGCGCATACATTTAGCAAGGCTGTTACGGAGATGATTTTTGTAACAGAGAAATAA